The following is a genomic window from Adhaeribacter radiodurans.
TTCAATATAGAATTTTGAAAGACGAATCGAAAAAGATAGTTGCAGATTTTACCTTTACCATAGATATTTGGCTAGCCGAGTTAGAGCAATATACTCTTGATCAATTGCTTATAAAACCTTCTCCGGAAAACTGGTCAATGGGGCAGGTTTACGTGCATTTATTAGATGCTACCGCTTTTTTTATGGAACAAGTTAAAGCCTGTCTGATTACGAATAGCCATGCAGCCGAAGAAGCAGCACCCGTGGCAAAACTTATGTTTCAAAATAATAGTTTTCCGGACGCAGTTTTGGAAGGGCCATCTTCCAATGCGCATACTCCGCAACCCGCTAGCAAGGAACAACTAACCCGAGATTTAATTGCTTTAAAATCCGAAATAACGCAACTTGGAATTTTACTCCAGAGCAGTGAGATTACAGGTAAAACTAAACACCCAGGGTTAAAATATTTTAATGCGCAGGAATGGTTACAATTTGCTGAAATCCATTTTCGCCATCATCTAAGACAAAAGCAAAGAATAGATGACTTTTTGAACAGAACGGCTGCATTCTAATTTACTAAATAACGTGAGTTTTATGTAAGCACTAATTTTAACTACCTAAACAACCTATAGCCGTGTTCGCAAGCAAAATTCTATTTTCAGTTCTTGCTGTCCATTTCAGTCATCCTGAAAGGATCTAACCAGTAGGTAGCCGATTTCTTTCAGAATGACGTGCTTAGAGAAGGTTAGCGCTCTATTCTTTTTTAGCTCGAATTCACGTTAAATATTGTTTTTAGCGAACTTTGGGCTCAATGTTATTTTTAAAAATTTATTAGCAATTTTAGATTTGTACTTATTATTCATTAGACCTCTTTCACCTTAACCATTCAGTTTCCCGTGGCAGACAATATAATCGATCTAACAGCAACAATTAAAATTTCTAAAAGCCCCGCAAAGGTATTTGCCTACTTATCTAATTATACCAACGATAGCTTATGGCGTAAAGAAATTAACTGGGTAAAGTTAAATACCGGAACAATTGCAAAAGAAACCGTAATAACCGAAGAATCTTTTTTATCGCGCCGGGTGCCAAATTATGTTTCAACCTTACAGTGCACAGATATTCAAAACAACCGGCTAATTACCAGTGAAACAATCCCCGGCAACCCGTTCTGGGCCAAAAACACCCGGATGGTAGAACCATTACCCAGTAATTTTACGAAAGTAACGTACCAGCTTCAGTTCGACCGAAATATTGTAAAGCATGGCCTAGGCTTTAACTTGCCTAAATTTCTGGTTAATTTTTACACCCGTTCTACCATGAAAAAGTACCTGGCGGTATTGAAGAAAAATTTAGAAAAGTAAAAGTTCATTTCTTGTATCCAAGTTTCTATCGGCTACTATTCCTTTATAAAATCAAAAAAAGT
Proteins encoded in this region:
- a CDS encoding DinB family protein gives rise to the protein MKDESKKIVADFTFTIDIWLAELEQYTLDQLLIKPSPENWSMGQVYVHLLDATAFFMEQVKACLITNSHAAEEAAPVAKLMFQNNSFPDAVLEGPSSNAHTPQPASKEQLTRDLIALKSEITQLGILLQSSEITGKTKHPGLKYFNAQEWLQFAEIHFRHHLRQKQRIDDFLNRTAAF
- a CDS encoding SRPBCC family protein, encoding MADNIIDLTATIKISKSPAKVFAYLSNYTNDSLWRKEINWVKLNTGTIAKETVITEESFLSRRVPNYVSTLQCTDIQNNRLITSETIPGNPFWAKNTRMVEPLPSNFTKVTYQLQFDRNIVKHGLGFNLPKFLVNFYTRSTMKKYLAVLKKNLEK